Proteins from a single region of Leptolyngbyaceae cyanobacterium:
- the psbC gene encoding photosystem II reaction center protein CP43, which yields MVTLSNTSMVAGNRDQESSGFAWWAGNARLINLSGKLLGAHVAHAGLIVFWAGAMTLFEVAHFTPDKPMYEQGLILLPHLATQGWGVGPGGEVINTYPYFVVGVLHLISSAVLGLGGIYHAVRGPDTLEEYSSFFGYDWKDKNKMTTILGFHLIVLGIGALLLVAKAVFFGGLYDTWAPGGGDVRVITNPTLNPAVIFGYLTKSPFGGDGWIISVNNLEDVVGGHIWIGLICIAGGIWHILTKPFGWARRAFIWSGEAYLSYSLGALSLMGFIASCFVWFNNTVYPSEFYGPTNAEASQAQAFTFLVRDQRLGANIGSAQGPTGLGKYLMRSPTGEIIFGGETMRFWDFRGPWLEPLRGPNGLDLDKLKNDVQPWQVRRAAEYMTHAPNGSINSVGGVITEINGFNYVNPRAWLSTSHFVLGFFFLVGHLWHAGRARAAAAGFEKGIDRETEPVLFMNDID from the coding sequence GTGGTAACGCTCTCTAATACTTCTATGGTTGCGGGAAATCGCGACCAAGAATCATCCGGGTTTGCCTGGTGGGCTGGAAATGCCCGTCTGATTAACCTGTCCGGTAAACTGCTGGGCGCTCACGTTGCCCACGCTGGTCTGATCGTGTTCTGGGCAGGAGCGATGACTTTGTTTGAAGTCGCTCATTTTACCCCAGACAAGCCCATGTACGAACAGGGCTTAATTCTGCTGCCTCACTTGGCTACCCAAGGTTGGGGTGTTGGCCCCGGTGGTGAAGTCATCAACACCTATCCCTACTTTGTGGTTGGTGTACTGCACCTGATTTCCTCTGCTGTTCTTGGTTTAGGCGGTATTTATCACGCTGTTCGTGGCCCAGATACCTTAGAAGAATACTCCAGTTTCTTCGGGTATGACTGGAAAGACAAGAACAAAATGACCACCATTCTAGGTTTCCACCTGATTGTATTGGGCATTGGCGCTTTGTTGCTGGTGGCTAAGGCAGTCTTCTTCGGTGGGCTATATGATACCTGGGCTCCTGGTGGTGGTGATGTTCGTGTTATCACTAACCCGACACTCAACCCCGCTGTCATCTTTGGTTATTTAACGAAGTCTCCCTTCGGTGGAGATGGCTGGATCATCAGCGTCAACAACCTGGAAGATGTGGTCGGCGGTCACATCTGGATTGGTTTGATTTGTATTGCTGGTGGTATTTGGCACATCCTCACCAAGCCTTTCGGTTGGGCGCGTCGCGCTTTCATCTGGTCTGGAGAAGCTTATCTCTCCTACAGCTTGGGCGCTCTGTCCCTGATGGGTTTCATCGCTTCTTGTTTTGTCTGGTTTAACAATACTGTTTATCCCAGCGAATTTTACGGCCCAACTAACGCGGAAGCTTCCCAAGCTCAAGCATTCACCTTCTTGGTGCGTGACCAACGCTTAGGTGCTAACATCGGTTCTGCTCAAGGCCCAACTGGTTTGGGTAAATACTTGATGCGCTCTCCCACTGGTGAAATCATCTTCGGTGGTGAAACTATGCGCTTCTGGGATTTCCGTGGCCCTTGGCTGGAACCCCTCCGTGGCCCCAACGGTTTGGATTTAGACAAACTGAAGAACGACGTTCAGCCTTGGCAAGTTCGTCGTGCGGCTGAATACATGACTCACGCTCCTAACGGTTCTATCAACTCCGTAGGTGGTGTAATCACGGAAATTAACGGTTTCAACTACGTTAACCCCCGTGCATGGCTGTCAACTTCTCACTTCGTGTTGGGCTTCTTC
- a CDS encoding photosystem II D2 protein (photosystem q(a) protein), which translates to DFVSQELRAAEDPEFETFYTKNILLNEGIRAWMSPADQPHEHFVFPEEVLPRGNAL; encoded by the coding sequence CGACTTTGTATCCCAAGAGTTGCGGGCGGCTGAAGATCCGGAATTTGAAACCTTCTATACTAAGAACATTCTTCTGAACGAGGGCATCCGCGCTTGGATGTCTCCGGCGGATCAACCCCACGAACACTTTGTATTCCCTGAGGAGGTTCTACCGCGTGGTAACGCTCTCTAA